The DNA region ATGGGCTTCAAGCTGGTCGCCACCGCCGGCACCGCCCGCTTCTTGCGTGAGGCCGGGGTCGAGACCGAGCTGGTGAACAAGGTCTACGAAGGCCGCCCGAACATCGTGGACCGCCTGAAGAACGGCGAGATCGCCATGGTGCTGAACACCACCGAAGGCGCGCAAGCCATCGCCGACTCGCGCGAGATCCGGGCCGTCGCGCTGAACGACAAGATCCCCTATTACACCACGGCGGCGGGCAGCATCGCGGCCGTGGCGGCGATCAAGTCGCGCGGGGAAGGCGAGGTCGGAGTGCGGGCGTTGCAAGCGTGATCGGTTGATTGAAAAGGTGGCCGGATGGCGACCGGTTCGCCCGGCCGCCAAGGCACGCAACGAATTGTCCGCGGCCAGCGCGCGAGGCATTCGTCAGACCTGAACATTTTGCACTGAAACAGCCTTGTCGGCTATTTCGTCCCGACCTCGGGCACCGACGCCGTCACGGTTCCTGTTCGCTCTGGAAGCGCGAGTCCGACTATCACTTCCGAAGTCGGAGGCAAGGACCCGGCAGGATCCGCTCGAACCAGGGGCCGCAATTTCTGGCCGTGCGTCGAAATGCTGCGCGAGGGTGAGTTGAAGATGGTAGAGAATCTGTCCACCTTCCCGAATCCGATGTCCTCGGTGCCGGTCTTCGAGGCCCTGCGTCAGCAGCAGATGGTCCTCCAGCTGCGGGCTGGGGCACGGCCAGCAGCATTGGACCCATTCCGGATGAGGAAGAGCCGCATTGCGGCAAGAAGGCCGAATCTAAGGACATGGCCGAGATCCACCGGCAACTAGCCGAATTGCAGAGGCGGATTTCCCAAGCTGCGTCATCTGCGGCTTGCGCACGCCGCCGCTTTCGATTTCAAGGCTCTCGGGGAACGCATCGCGCTACCCGAGCCATCAAGCGGCCGAAGTCGCTCATCAACCGCTTCAATGCGCCCGGTTCCGCCGCATGGTCTGCAACCAATGGCAAGCGGGCCAATCGCTCGGCCATCGCCTTGACAATGCCCTCTGCAGGCCATTTCTCGCACTTCCGCCCTCGGCTGCCCAGCATTGTGCCGCAGGATTAACCGATACTGAACGCGACGTGCAGCTCTGGCGCAGGTTCGGCATCCGTGCAGCACATCAGCCCGGAACGCGAAAGGCGCGGCCCTTTCGGACCGCGCCCGTCTTCTTCTGGGCCGGGGGGAAGGGAAACCGGCCTCAGAGAATGAAGTCAGCCGCGGAATACTGCCCCGCGAGCGTTGCGCCGTCGTTGATGCGGATCCGCATCTCGGCCGCGGCATCGCCGTCGACATTGACCTGCAGCCAGGTCTCGGTGCCGCTGTTGACGACCCATGCGGTGCCGGCGCCGCCGGCCGTCGTGCCATGGAAGACAAAGGCCTGGTTGCCTGCGATCAGCGCATTGGCGTCGATGGCCGACAGGTCGAAGCGGTCGCCGGGCGCGGCACCCGGGCCGTCGAAGCCGTTGATCAGGTCGACCCCCGCACCGACGGCCGAGTCGGACAGCGCCACGAACCGGAACACATCCGCCCCCGCGTTGCCGGCCAGCGTATCCGCGCCGCCTCCGCCGACCAGCGTGTCATTGCCGGCACCGCCCTGGATAAGATCGACGCCCAGACCGCCGGACAACAGGTCGTTGCCGGCCGCCCCCTGCAAGGTGTCGTTGCCGCCAAGGCCATAGATCCGGTCGTTTCCTGCCCCGGCATTCATCAGATTGGCGCCGGCCGTGCCGGTCAGCGTGTCATGGCCGGCGGCCGTCAGGACATTCTCGAAGTTCACGAAGCTCTCGCCGGTGAAATTCGTCGCCCCGGTCTGCAGGTTGATGGCATAGGCGCCGGCATAGCTGCGGGCGTCCAGCATGTCGGTGCTGGCGCCGCCGTTCAGGGTCTCGCTGGTGCCGAGGCCGGCCAGGATGGTGTCGTTGCCGTCCTCGCCCAGGTAGAGGCCGGAGCCGCTGGAAACCAGGCGGTCATGGCCCAGACCGCCGCGCAGGGTATCCTGGCCCGAGACCGCCAGCAGGGTGTCGTTCCCGGCCCCGCCCAGCAACAGGTCGTTGCCGTTGCCGCCGTTCAGCAGATCGTCGCCGGCGCCGCCTTCCAGGCGGTCGTCGCCATCCAGCCCGTCGATCACGTCGTTGCCCAGATTGCCGCGGATCGTATTCGCCCCGGCGGTGCCGAACAGCGTGTCATTGCCCGAGCCGGAATGCAGATTCTCGAAATTGACGAAGCTCTCGCCGCTGAAATTGGTGGCCCCGGACGTCAGGTTGACGGAATAGGCGCCCGACCAGGACGCGGTATTCAGCCAGTCGGTTCCGGCGCCGCCATCCAGGGTTTCGCCGCCGCCCGATCCGGCATAGACGTAATCGTCGCCGTCGCCGGCATAGTATTGGCCATACCCGCTGGAGACCAGCGTGTCATTGTCCGCCGCGCCGTACAGCGTGTCTGTGCCGGTGCCGGCGTGCAAATAGTCGGCGCCGTTGCCGCCATAGAGATAGTCGTTGCCGCCGTAGCCATAGACGTAATCGGCACCGTCGTTTCCATACATGGTGTTGGCGGCGTCGGTGCCGTAGAGCGTGTCGTTGCCCGAGCCGGAATAGACGTTCTCGAAGTTGACGAAGCTCTCGCCGGCGAAATTCGTGGCGCCGGTGGCCAGGTTGACCAGATAGGCGCCGGTGAAGGTCGTGGTGTTCAGCCAGTCGGTATCCGCGCCGCCGTCCAGCGTTTCGGAGACGCCGAGACCGGAATAGACGTAGTCGTTGCCGGATTCGCCATAATAGCGGCCGCCGCCGCTGGAGACGATGGTGTCCTGATCGGTGCCGCCATAGATCGTGTCGCTGCCGGTGCCGGCATGCAGGTAGTCGTTCCCGGCACCGCCGGAAATATAGTCGTTGCCGCCGTAGCCATAGATGTAGTCGTTGCCGTTATTGCCATACATGGTGTTGGCGGCGTCGGTGCCGTAGAGCGTGTCGTTGCCCGAGCCGGAATAGATGTTCTCGAAGTTGACGAAGCTTTCGCCGGCGAAATTCGTGGCGCCGGTGGCCAGGTTGACCAGATAGGCGCCGGTGAAGGTCGTGGTGTTCAGCCAGTCCGTGCCGGTGCCGCCGTCC from Paracoccus aminovorans includes:
- a CDS encoding calcium-binding protein is translated as MPTGTNGNDTLIGTSASEVFDALAGNDYVLGLGGNDTIYGGSGNDYLSGGDGNDYISAGSGTDTVHGWNDNDTIVSSGAGQYFGDAGNDYIYSGLGVLETLDGGTGTDWLNTTTFTGAYLVNLATGATNFAGESFVNFENIYSGSGNDTLYGTDAANTMYGNNGNDYIYGYGGNDYISGGAGNDYLHAGTGSDTIYGGTDQDTIVSSGGGRYYGESGNDYVYSGLGVSETLDGGADTDWLNTTTFTGAYLVNLATGATNFAGESFVNFENVYSGSGNDTLYGTDAANTMYGNDGADYVYGYGGNDYLYGGNGADYLHAGTGTDTLYGAADNDTLVSSGYGQYYAGDGDDYVYAGSGGGETLDGGAGTDWLNTASWSGAYSVNLTSGATNFSGESFVNFENLHSGSGNDTLFGTAGANTIRGNLGNDVIDGLDGDDRLEGGAGDDLLNGGNGNDLLLGGAGNDTLLAVSGQDTLRGGLGHDRLVSSGSGLYLGEDGNDTILAGLGTSETLNGGASTDMLDARSYAGAYAINLQTGATNFTGESFVNFENVLTAAGHDTLTGTAGANLMNAGAGNDRIYGLGGNDTLQGAAGNDLLSGGLGVDLIQGGAGNDTLVGGGGADTLAGNAGADVFRFVALSDSAVGAGVDLINGFDGPGAAPGDRFDLSAIDANALIAGNQAFVFHGTTAGGAGTAWVVNSGTETWLQVNVDGDAAAEMRIRINDGATLAGQYSAADFIL